One genomic segment of Heptranchias perlo isolate sHepPer1 chromosome 3, sHepPer1.hap1, whole genome shotgun sequence includes these proteins:
- the LOC137308015 gene encoding leucine-rich repeat-containing protein 30-like: MSTGRLKSAQTSLSLYSSNSVADKLWKYRIEIDPSNDGKKKLKLKGRELLSVPLEIFDLGELQVLEMSPQRESCLNYRMGIVPREIGQLTNLTVLNLDTNELREVPPEIGALQKLERLTLSNNQLSRLPAETERLQKLQSLHLANNHFQELPVQVCQLRRLSFLDASDNKIKSIPHSISNLERLETLLLYFNALQSLPDSICTLARLCTLWLGKNHLRSLPVHFGHLVNLEWGRSYSSSNFEGNPLESPPPEVCRGGPVEISRYFAVWNE; this comes from the coding sequence ATGTCCACAGGTCGACTGAAATCGGCTCAAACCAGCCTGTCGCTTTATTCTTCCAACAGCGTTGCGGACAAACTTTGGAAGTACAGGATCGAGATCGATCCCAGTAACGACGGCAAGAAGAAATTAAAACTGAAAGGCAGAGAGCTGCTGTCCGTCCCTCTGGAGATATTCGATCTGGGGGAGCTGCAAGTGCTGGAGATGAGCCCGCAACGGGAGAGCTGCCTGAATTACAGAATGGGCATCGTCCCCCGGGAAATCGGACAACTGACCAACCTCACCGTGCTGAACTTGGACACCAACGAACTGAGGGAGGTCCCACCCGAGATCGGAGCTCTGCAAAAGCTGGAGAGGCTGACCCTCAGCAACAACCAGCTGAGCCGCCTCCCCGCCGAGACGGAGAGGTTGCAGAAGTTGCAGAGTCTGCATTTGGCTAACAATCACTTCCAGGAGCTCCCCGTCCAGGTGTGCCAGCTCCGGCGCTTGTCGTTTTTGGACGCCAGTGACAACAAGATAAAGTCCATCCCCCATAGCATTAGCAACCTGGAGCGTTTGGAGACTTTGCTCCTGTACTTCAATGCGTTACAGAGCCTGCCCGACTCCATCTGCACTCTCGCACGCCTGTGCACCCTCTGGTTGGGGAAGAATCACCTCAGGAGCCTGCCCGTCCACTTCGGGCATCTGGTGAACCTAGAGTGGGGCCGCAGTTACTCTTCCTCAAACTTTGAGGGCAATCCGCTGGAATCTCCCCCTCCTGAGGTATGCAGGGGTGGCCCTGTGGAGATCAGCCGCTACTTTGCTGTGTGGAATGAATGA